One segment of Phragmites australis chromosome 13, lpPhrAust1.1, whole genome shotgun sequence DNA contains the following:
- the LOC133887867 gene encoding pathogenesis-related protein PRMS-like has product MSPFSYLAIFSLALTSATAAAAPGDSAPAAGPPKVVSTRQQFLQAHNEARAAAGVPPLAWNATLQLDAMRYAKELRTRCNAHPLVAWGTDGVYGLNLFKGTGRQPTAEAVESWVGEGHWYDRGTGACAAPDGRNCGGYTQVVWRATTQLGCSRRVCRNSVDTVAVCEYYPPGNVKSKRPY; this is encoded by the coding sequence ATGTCCCCCTTCTCCTACCTCGCCATCTTTTCGCTCGCGCTgacctccgccaccgccgcagcaGCACCAGGCGACAGCGCCCCCGCCGCCGGGCCACCCAAGGTTGTCAGCACCCGCCAGCAGTTCCTGCAGGCGCACAACGaggcgcgcgccgcggcaggcGTGCCACCGCTTGCCTGGAACGCGACACTGCAGCTGGACGCCATGCGGTATGCCAAGGAGCTCCGGACCCGCTGCAACGCGCACCCGCTCGTTGCGTGGGGCACCGACGGCGTCTACGGCCTGAACCTCTTCAAGGGCACGGGGCGCCAGCCCACTGCCGAGGCCGTGGAGTCGTGGGTGGGCGAGGGGCACTGGTACGACCGCGGCACCGGCGCGTGCGCGGCGCCCGAtgggcggaactgcgggggatacACGCAGGTGGTGTGGCGCGCCACGACGCAGCTCGGGTGCAGCCGCCGTGTCTGCCGGAACAGCGTCGACACCGTGGCCGTCTGCGAGTACTACCCTCCCGGGAACGTCAAGAGCAAGCGGCCTTACtga